From Parus major isolate Abel chromosome 1A, Parus_major1.1, whole genome shotgun sequence, the proteins below share one genomic window:
- the PKDREJ gene encoding polycystic kidney disease and receptor for egg jelly-related protein yields MAALLLLLQLLACCRRGSAATPVRLQPSPLRVSCPGLHGQVFQRQDNEHRVSCLWNSTVTLHYQPAPGAGPEVEGKEGQPPSPPCCLWYLNSVSVRNISRWSGKVVLQTARASSPGASSLLTVKCSSASCAAPECFHHNVSVEISGQDMRLFVLWPQTHVIHVWQPVELGWCARLKSAGWQYHFISRGGVPSTLLLPSSDHQDTPSPAVYPTVELQQTCATYYSYRLTVRYRRPGIHVALVSIEQMPHVSLNLSLKVEPDLVHVLSISSKLLSVPQQPLSLSWWLQPLTLSTLSYRLVDTQAIGGWLHSYSSFTPSSNFCAISTPQSLDEIVVASIYFHVDGKRFEELTGELHLLNGTLSLTAGKETPIHVNLCPGKTSSSTHIFRYNQGTFYTSKENNSICSTDCPNTRTVFYQYKELSYLLTIEFLAIQWYKFKMYIYMNQKRALIRSLSERDLDVHVFSSGRLSFLKNISYLVWFIPARHPVLQCEWTFHLQLFGTKKDHVVQSSIYTYKDHVKNATRFVRRSALPFDAEKYMGFVAKVNCTGSAPTPALLSVRVNNHTAKAIEAPVVCEKKECRITRCWIQRPDPRSIILYKKRALSFYLFVKLNVDCHIGISVKPLWYVYPAKDTETEPDWSNPVNTSAMFGIKMIHLTVPSNTLDYGLYLFYFTVEVVPIRTSISLKAHDIIYVQIERADLLANISGGSVRTVGFSESWTLDGSESSDPDAQEGPLIFTWYCTKDSADYTAMKFSLKNRCHPLQKDLRWITPSGPIQKIPPESLPGSTLYYFRLVIKKGRRQAYADQVVEVDPGPPLILDMKCLENCGRSLIPTERFAISGKCSNCKPSNKPLYYWSLFSDTSKEIHFDWASKTSTGRSGAYMSIHALTFTKPAYSSYILHISVTTWDGRTSSSRIPFSVNTPPRAGRCYISPRHGIAFLTKFVVKCRGFSDSHLPLTYKVIVASDVPQTTTITSVVENTFGTILYFGSEPKTPPSLLPVGVPSHRYTLTLYIQVSDSIGAFTQATLRVYVKKPLKTQSLSAVFHELLASARRLSASTSAQQTGDRLRAGYLAYLAASLLNYVKGTPTVQLPQAQLRETVIKTALNISVNSIMDVNQVVAVLSEVTKAVEKMNVMSQDLAIGKLTAVTGILKRQRSQTHWSEEAEIQTSGILRCLSNILRADLLSLKNVSADGIKHIFSIMEGVTDIVFWGKVPEEIETLIETGHWNITLKKNEAWNMTNYLPATYTCHNCFYPTLRKGDGSGVTPDTVISTAIFEFDESPFPWLGYTSDIISMVMGYKIAETKTNGDLVAIVPERTDIFLGRKGGLATFNLVMGPDKTETYTTGGFSFEVNKTATSIYFQIMTKLKATFKVLIFTGTNLTNTQPVASFVAFHNMPTVASGNETSTADCRITGPYIVCLPKSLLTTIVQESGADTQNISIVFETRYILRYPNRKVVGIYIFNDHCLFLDGIGSQWSKDTCKVGSLTNWEKVHCVCDSNQNRRSLSALPAPSIKFLAAKVVVLPNTVDLGRNLIADLPKNPLTLITVLFIFTIYLLLCCWAIRRDRIEKEIKYIIVLPDNEVSDEGSFLVTLYTGSRWNAGTEVEVFLQLIGQYGRSKFRCLWHRPSPAFQRGSIDCFLITTAKNLGDIRSFRVRLKNEGESPTWFLSRAEVEDMSTRKVWFFLCRKWLFLDKNKPSQDWKFSVTDPQTPLPKLDYFLINFNRRLTEYHLWLSIFAPVIVGGFTRFQRLSTFLTVILFSLLVNIMFFNAEKDDETPIYLRYLRSVTVGIECALLTLPVEMLIIALFKYSQKDPPPVVTKMYPKVDSEYWNNCIISEKDANVIDTEEQMVTVNSPEMDKSQKSSSNFAEWDIFFRGRSLSTAIRQFRKIPDTEPLLCWWCVSVAWGLVLSITVLSSFFIVLYGLSYGYQTSREWLIASGTSFLQNVFFNSVLKSLLFSAMSTIRPKYSEDIRWVTQEKRVEINSAEETERGT; encoded by the coding sequence ATGGCCGcgcttcttcttcttctgcagctgctcGCCTGCTGCCGTCGCGGCTCGGCGGCGACCCCTGTCCGTCTCCAGCCGTCACCCCTGAGGGTCAGCTGCCCGGGCCTTCACGGCCAAGTTTTCCAGCGGCAGGACAACGAGCATAGGGTGTCGTGCCTGTGGAACAGCACCGTGACCCTGCATTACCAGCCGGCCCCAGGAGCAGGGCCGGAGGTagaggggaaggaggggcagCCACCATCCCCACCTTGCTGCCTCTGGTACCTGAACTCGGTCTCTGTGAGGAACATCTCACGCTGGTCAGGCAAGGtggtgctgcagacagcacgAGCTTCCTCACCCGGGGCCTCCAGCCTTCTTACAGTGAAATGCTCGTCTGCCTCCTGCGCTGCACCCGAGTGCTTTCACCACAACGTGAGCGTCGAGATCTCGGGGCAGGATATGCGGCTGTTCGTGCTTTGGCCGCAGACACACGTTATCCACGTGTGGCAGCCagtggagctgggctggtgtgCACGCCTCAAGAGTGCCGGCTGGCAGTACCACTTCATCAGCCGGGGAGGTGTCCCCTCgacccttctccttcccagcagtgACCACCAGGACACACCATCACCTGCTGTCTACCCAACAGTCGAGTTGCAACAGACCTGTGCCACCTACTACAGCTACCGCTTGACTGTGCGCTACAGACGCCCTGGCATCCATGTTGCTTTGGTCAGTATTGAGCAGATGCCTCACGTAAGCCTCAACCTCTCTCTCAAGGTGGAGCCTGACTTGGTGCATGTCCTCAGTATCAGCTCCAAGCTCCTTAGTGTTCCTCAGCAGCCCCTCAGCTTATCCTGGTGGCTTCAGCCCCTTACCCTGAGTACTCTTTCCTACAGACTGGTAGACACACAGGCTATAGGAGGTTGGCTCCACTCCTACAGTTCATTTACACCATCAAGCAACTTCTGTGCCATTTCTACACCTCAGAGCCTGGATGAGATAGTGGTGGCCAGCATTTACTTCCATGTTGATGGAAAGAGGTTTGAGGAATTGACGGGAGAACTGCACCTGCTCAATGGTACCCTGAGCTTAACTGCTGGCAAAGAAACTCCCATCCATGTCAACCTTTGCCCAGGGaagaccagcagcagcacccacatTTTCAGGTACAACCAGGGAACATTTTACACAtctaaagaaaacaacagcatttGTTCCACAGATTGCCCTAACACACGCACTGTGTTCTACCAATACAAAGAGCTCTCCTACTTACTCACCATAGAGTTTCTGGCCATACAGTGGTACAAGTTCAAAATGTACATTTATATGAATCAGAAGAGGGCTTTGATTAGGTCACTGTCAGAAAGAGACCTTGATGTCCATGTTTTCAGCAGTGGCcgtctttcttttctgaagaacatTAGTTATTTAGTATGGTTTATCCCTGCACGACATCCAGTGCTACAGTGCGAGTGGACCTTCCATCTGCAGCTTTTTGGCACAAAAAAAGACCATGTTGTCCAGAGTAGCATATACACGTACAAAGACCATGTGAAAAATGCCACGCGTTTTGTCCGTCGCTCTGCTTTACCCTTTGATGCAGAGAAATACATGGGGTTTGTGGCAAAGGTGAACTGCACTGGCAGTGCACCTACACCGGCTCTTTTAAGTGTCAGGGTCAACAACCATACTGCAAAAGCCATAGAAGCACCAGTGGTTTGTGAGAAAAAAGAATGTAGGATAACCAGGTGTTGGATTCAGAGACCTGATCCCAGATCCATTATCTTGTACAAGAAAAGGGCACTATCTTTTTACCTCTTTGTCAAATTGAATGTAGACTGCCACATTGGCATATCTGTCAAGCCTTTATGGTATGTCTATCCTGCTAAGGACACAGAAACTGAGCCGGACTGGTCAAATCCAGTGAACACTTCTGCAATGTTTGGCATAAAAATGATACATTTAACTGTTCCCAGTAATACTTTAGATTACGGGTtgtatctgttttatttcactgttgaGGTAGTCCCAATTAGGACCTCAATATCACTCAAGGCCCATGATATTATTTATGTTCAGATTGAGAGAGCCGATCTATTGGCAAATATTTCGGGGGGCTCAGTCCGCACAGTGGGTTTTTCTGAGAGCTGGACTCTTGATGGCTCTGAATCCTCTGATCCTGATGCACAGGAAGGACCGCTGATATTTACTTGGTACTGCACTAAAGACTCAGCAGACTATACGGCTATGAAATTCAGCCTGAAAAACAGATGCCATCCATTACAGAAGGATTTGAGATGGATAACACCCTCAGGTCCCATTCAAAAAATACCACCAGAATCCCTCCCAGGAAGCACCTTATACTACTTTCGCCTGGTAATTAAAAAGGGCAGAAGACAGGCTTATGCTGATCAAGTTGTAGAGGTGGATCCTGGCCCTCCACTCATTCTGGACATGAAATGCCTTGAAAACTGTGGGAGGAGTTTAATTCCAACAGAGAGATTTGCCATATCTGGAAAATGCTCAAACTGTAAGCCAAGCAACAAGCCACTATATTACTGGTCCCTTTTTTCAGATACCTCTAAAGAAATTCATTTTGATTGGGCTTCCAAAACATCAACAGGGAGGTCTGGGGCTTACATGTCTATACATGCTCTGACTTTCACAAAGCCTGCATATTCATCCTACATACTTCACATAAGCGTAACTACCTGGGATGGTAGGACTTCATCCTCAAGAATACCCTTTTCAGTAAATACTCCACCTCGAGCTGGCAGGTGTTACATCAGCCCCCGCCATGGTATAGCCTTTCTGACAAAATTTGTTGTTAAGTGTAGAGGATTTTCTGACAGCCATTTACCTCTGACATACAAAGTGATAGTAGCTTCTGACGTACCCCAAACTACCACAATAACTTCTGTGGTGGAAAACACATTTGGCACAATTCTGTACTTTGGTTCTGAGCCTAAAACTCCTCCATCTCTTCTCCCAGTTGGAGTGCCCTCTCACAGGTACACTTTGACACTTTATATTCAAGTCAGTGATTCCATTGGGGCGTTTACCCAGGCAACTTTACGTGTCTATGTAAAGAAGCCACTTAAAACTCAATCCCTTTCGGCTGTGTTTCATGAACTACTGGCTTCAGCAAGGCGTTTAAGTGCATCAACATCTGCTCAGCAGACTGGGGATCGTCTTAGAGCTGGTTATTTGGCTTATCTTGCAGCCTCACTCTTAAACTATGTTAAAGGCACACCAACTGTCCAGCTCCCTCAGGCTCAGCTTCGGGAGACTGTGATTAAAACAGCCTTGAATATTTCAGTAAATAGCATCATGGACGTCAACCAAGTAGTGGCTGTTCTTTCTGAAGTCACAAAGGCAGTTgagaaaatgaatgttatgtcACAAGACCTTGCCATTGGGAAACTGACAGCAGTAACAGGAATTCTGAAGAGACAGAGGAGTCAGACCCATTGGTCTGAGGAAGCAGAAATTCAGACCAGTGGAATACTAAGATGCTTGTCCAACATCCTGAGAGCTGATCTTCTGAGTCTCAAGAATGTAAGTGCAGATggaattaaacatattttctccATCATGGAAGGCGTAACAGATATAGTTTTCTGGGGAAAAGTCCCTGAAGAAATAGAAACTCTAATAGAAACAGGACACTGGAATAtcactctgaagaaaaatgaagcctGGAACATGACAAATTACTTGCCTGCCACATACACCTGCCACAATTGCTTTTATCCAACACTGAGGAAAGGAGATGGTTCAGGAGTGACCCCGGATACTGTGATTTCCACTGCCATTTTTGAATTTGATGAGAGCCCCTTTCCTTGGTTAGGTTACACATCAGATATCATATCAATGGTCATGGGGTATAAAATCGCAGAGACTAAGACTAATGGGGATCTAGTCGCGATCGTGCCTGAAagaacagacatttttcttggCAGGAAAGGTGGACTTGCAACTTTTAATTTAGTAATGGGACCCGATAAAACAGAAACTTACACAACTGGGGGATTTAGTTTTGAGGTCAATAAAACTGCCACGAGCATATACTTCCAGATCATGACAAAATTAAAAGCTACTTTCAAGGTGCTGATATTTACAGGTACCAATCTCACTAACACTCAGCCAGTGGCCTCGTTTGTTGCTTTCCACAACATGCCAACAGTTGCAAGTGGAAATGAGACAAGCACTGCTGACTGTAGGATTACAGGTCCCTATATAGTCTGTCTCCCAAAGTCCCTGCTGACAACCATAGTGCAGGAAAGTGGTGCAGACACTCAGAATATCTCCATTGTCTTTGAGACACGCTATATCTTAAGGTACCCAAACCGGAAGGTGGTGGgcatatacatttttaatgaccACTGCCTGTTTCTGGATGGGATTGGAAGTCAGTGGAGCAAAGACACATGCAAGGTTGGCTCCTTGACCAACTGGGAGAAGGTACACTGTGTCTGTGACTCCAATCAGAATCGCAGGAGTCTGTCAGCCCTTCCTGCACCCAGCATCAAGTTCCTGGCAGCCAAGGTAGTAGTTCTTCCCAACACAGTAGATCTGGGGAGAAACCTAATAGCAGACTTACCTAAAAACCCACTGACCCTCATAACagtgctgtttatttttaccATCTACTTGCTTTTGTGCTGCTGGGCTATAAGAAGAGACAGGATTGAGAAGGAAATCAAGTACATAATCGTTCTGCCAGACAATGAGGTGTCTGATGAAGGGAGTTTTTTGGTCACTTTGTACACAGGCAGTCGCTGGAATGCTGGAACCGAAGTAGAGGTCTTTTTGCAGCTCATCGGCCAGTATGGCAGAAGTAAATTCCGTTGTTTATGGCACAGACCTTCTCCAGCTTTCCAACGGGGAAGCATTGATTGCTTTCTGATAACTACTGCGAAAAACTTGGGAGATATTCGTTCCTTCAGGGTCAGGCTCAAAAATGAGGGCGAATCTCCAACCTGGTTCTTAAGCAGAGCTGAAGTTGAGGACATGTCCACCAGGAAGGTCTGGttctttctgtgcagaaaatggcttttccttGACAAGAACAAACCCTCACAAGACTGGAAATTTTCTGTCACAGACCCCCAGACACCTCTACCTAAATTAGactattttcttattaattttaacAGGAGACTGACAGAGTACCATCTATGGCTCTCAATTTTTGCTCCTGTTATTGTTGGGGGTTTCACCAGGTTCCAAAGGTTGTCTACATTTTTAACAGTAATATTATTCAGTTTGCTTGTCAACATTATGTTCTTTAATGCAGAAAAGGACGATGAAACTCCGATATACCTGAGGTATTTGAGATCAGTAACAGTAGGAATTGAATGTGCTTTGCTTACACTCCCTGTGGAAATGTTAATAATTGCCTTATTTAAGTATTCCCAGAAGGATCCTCCTCCTGTTGTGACTAAGATGTACCCAAAGGTAGATTCTGAGTACTGGAATAATTGcataatttctgaaaaagatgCAAATGTAATTGACACAGAGGAGCAGATGGTAACTGTGAATTCCCCTGAGATGGATAAGTCTCAGAAGTCAAGTTCCAATTTCGCAGAATGGGACATCTTTTTCAGAGGAAGGAGCCTAAGTACTGCCATCAGGCAGTTTCGCAAGATCCCAGACACTGAGcccttgctgtgctggtggtGTGTCTCTGTGGCCTGGGGACTGGTTCTGAGCATAACTGTGCTCTCGTCCTTCTTCATTGTGCTCTATGGTTTGTCCTATGGCTACCAGACTTCCCGAGAGTGGCTCATAGCATCAGGAACCTCCTTTCTTCAGAATGTGTTTTTCAATTCAGTTCTGAAATCCTTACTTTTCTCAGCTATGAGCACAATTCGTCCAAAATACTCTGAAGACATCAGATGGGTAACCCAGGAAAAGCGTGTGGAGATTAACTCAGCTGAAGAAACTGAGAGAGGTACCTGA
- the CDPF1 gene encoding LOW QUALITY PROTEIN: cysteine-rich DPF motif domain-containing protein 1 (The sequence of the model RefSeq protein was modified relative to this genomic sequence to represent the inferred CDS: inserted 1 base in 1 codon; substituted 1 base at 1 genomic stop codon) produces MSQVTLIFLQICFQHCVLKIKDFFVFEMRCFKNEMYLKRNVFLAGSLKMDAHKGVQTSGELKCELCDLPAPYTYCGWMPLNSQSIVLLXEAYVMKDPLTPDKDXLLIVGSHFSLCSRAVCVGTDCSLFSSKSFCLPCVKENLKPFPLEIQDMDKRKPQQKSCKKNGYKA; encoded by the exons ATGTCTCAGGTCACTTTAATCTTCTTGCAGATATGTTTCCAGCATTGTGTTTTGaagataaaagatttttttgtgtttgaaatgagatgttttaaaaatgagatgtatttgaaaagaaatgtgtttcttgcAGGTAGCTTAAAAATGGATGCTCACAAAGGAGTTCAGACATCAGGAGAGCTCAAATGTGAGCTGTGTGATTTACCAGCACCGTACACATACTGTGGGTGGATGCCACTAAACTCACAGTCGATTGT GCTTTTGTGAGAGGCCTATGTCATGAAGGATCCTCTCACCCCTGACAAGG AACTCCTCATTGTTGGGTCTCATTTCAGTTTGTGTAGCAGAGCAGTGTGTGTTGGTACA GACTGTAGTCTGTTCTCCTCCAAAAGTTTCTGCCTCCCTTGCGTGAAGGAAAACCTAAAGccctttcctttggaaatacAAGACATGGATAAAAGGAAGCCCCAGCAGAAATCCTGCAAAAAAAACGGATACAAAGCATAA